In Patescibacteria group bacterium, a single window of DNA contains:
- the recA gene encoding recombinase RecA — MAKAKKDLTEAPVPQEGASERLQAIKLAMDQIEKQYGKGSIMRLGAQMDGKMKIEVISTGVIALDLALGVGGFPRGRIIEIYGPEASGKTTLALSTIAQAQKLGGQCAFVDAEHALDPVRAEQLGVNLDDLLLSQPDTGEQALEIVETLVRSGALDVIVVDSVAALVPRAEIEGAMGDAVMGMQARLMSQALRKLTGAISKSKTVLIFTNQLRQKIGVMFGNPETTTGGMALKFYASVRLDVRRIEPIKDGDNVIGNRTRVRVVKNKVAPPLRVAEFDIMNDGISREGGLMDVAVDLGIIEKKGSFFSYNGAVIAQGREGAKAYLKENKNIADEIDKKIREKATTGKTPREIGEEKKEDGEE; from the coding sequence ATGGCAAAGGCGAAGAAAGACCTAACAGAAGCTCCAGTTCCACAAGAGGGTGCAAGCGAAAGATTACAAGCTATTAAACTTGCAATGGACCAAATTGAAAAACAATATGGCAAAGGTTCGATTATGAGATTAGGTGCGCAGATGGACGGGAAAATGAAAATTGAAGTTATTTCAACTGGAGTAATTGCACTGGACCTTGCACTTGGAGTCGGAGGATTTCCACGAGGACGTATTATTGAAATTTACGGGCCTGAAGCTTCTGGAAAAACTACACTTGCTCTTTCTACAATTGCACAAGCACAGAAACTTGGCGGGCAATGTGCTTTTGTTGATGCAGAACATGCACTTGACCCGGTTCGCGCTGAACAGCTTGGAGTGAATTTGGATGATTTACTACTTTCACAACCTGATACTGGAGAGCAAGCTTTGGAAATTGTAGAGACATTGGTGAGAAGCGGAGCGCTTGACGTGATTGTAGTTGATTCTGTTGCAGCTTTAGTTCCCCGCGCCGAAATAGAAGGAGCTATGGGAGATGCTGTGATGGGAATGCAAGCCCGTTTAATGTCGCAGGCACTTCGAAAACTTACTGGTGCAATTTCAAAATCTAAAACAGTTTTGATTTTTACAAATCAATTAAGGCAAAAAATTGGAGTGATGTTTGGAAATCCAGAAACAACAACTGGAGGAATGGCTTTGAAATTTTATGCATCTGTTCGTTTGGATGTAAGAAGAATTGAGCCAATTAAAGACGGAGATAATGTAATTGGAAACAGAACACGAGTAAGAGTTGTTAAAAATAAAGTAGCACCGCCGCTTCGTGTTGCTGAGTTTGACATTATGAATGATGGAATAAGTCGAGAAGGCGGACTAATGGATGTTGCAGTGGACCTTGGAATAATTGAAAAGAAAGGAAGTTTTTTTAGTTATAACGGCGCTGTTATTGCACAAGGACGAGAAGGAGCAAAGGCGTATTTGAAAGAAAATAAAAATATTGCTGATGAAATTGACAAGAAAATACGCGAAAAAGCTACAACAGGCAAAACTCCAAGAGAAATTGGGGAAGAGAAAAAAGAGGATGGGGAAGAATAG
- a CDS encoding glycosyltransferase family 39 protein: MQFVKKNKFLFIIFLLALIIRLYNLNTFPLGFHVDEAKVAWESLSIIKTLKDDHGNLFSLYYNSFGDYRPTGIFYASIPFIILFGRNVFAVRFASSLFGALTIFPLYFLSYQITKNKKISLLSCFLLSIIPWHVATSRATSEVVISGFLILSSLALLIRKPVLSFLLLGLSFLFYHSARVMSPILIFFWVYYLLASEYRKFLYSKKTFIGLFLVTLFSSFLLFSPQGEARLSQVALPNPNLRNIIINYTTYLDPNFFIGDIAKPFRYTTANVGIISIPIFVLFLLGIYIILKTNKNKILLLFFALGPIPASLTLEDSPNLHRAFFMLPFLIIIAAIGLNYFYENQKLIFKIFLFCIAFSFISFCINYFNTTNNIAFEYRDPQTKSLSNYIYQNKNNYDLIYVTNDPDSPYPWFYFFHGYNPKDVNKALEAGYNGKWQYENIVWDNTRCPRANAFDEALKNKNIKKILVIDNGQCTTDPIKTHEDAKIIKEFSYNGTVNYRVWEYKPIRI, translated from the coding sequence ATGCAGTTCGTCAAAAAAAATAAATTCCTCTTCATAATATTTCTTCTTGCACTAATTATAAGGCTTTACAATTTAAACACTTTTCCTCTTGGCTTTCATGTTGACGAAGCAAAAGTTGCCTGGGAATCTTTATCAATTATAAAAACTCTAAAAGATGACCACGGAAATTTATTTTCTCTTTATTACAATTCTTTTGGAGATTATCGTCCCACAGGAATTTTTTATGCAAGCATTCCTTTTATAATTCTTTTTGGTAGAAATGTTTTTGCAGTTCGTTTTGCATCAAGTCTTTTTGGAGCACTAACAATTTTTCCTCTATATTTTTTAAGTTACCAAATTACCAAAAACAAAAAAATTTCTTTGCTTTCTTGTTTTCTTCTTTCAATAATTCCCTGGCATGTCGCAACTTCTCGTGCAACTTCTGAGGTCGTAATCTCTGGATTTCTAATCTTATCTTCTCTTGCATTATTAATCAGAAAACCAGTTCTCTCTTTTTTACTATTAGGGTTAAGTTTTTTGTTTTACCACTCAGCTCGAGTCATGAGCCCAATATTGATTTTCTTTTGGGTTTATTATTTACTCGCAAGTGAGTATAGAAAATTTCTTTACTCAAAAAAAACTTTTATCGGCTTATTTTTAGTAACTTTATTCTCTTCTTTTTTGCTATTTAGCCCACAAGGAGAAGCAAGGTTAAGTCAGGTAGCTCTCCCTAATCCCAATTTAAGAAATATAATAATAAATTACACCACCTATCTTGATCCAAACTTTTTTATTGGTGACATTGCGAAACCTTTCAGATATACAACTGCAAATGTGGGCATCATCTCAATTCCGATATTCGTATTATTCCTTTTAGGAATATATATCATTTTAAAAACAAATAAAAATAAAATCTTACTTTTGTTTTTTGCATTGGGCCCAATCCCAGCAAGTCTTACTTTAGAAGATTCCCCCAATCTTCACCGTGCTTTTTTTATGTTGCCATTTTTAATTATCATTGCAGCAATTGGCCTAAATTATTTTTACGAAAATCAAAAATTAATATTTAAAATTTTTCTCTTTTGTATCGCTTTCAGTTTTATAAGTTTTTGTATAAATTATTTTAATACTACAAATAATATTGCTTTTGAATATAGAGATCCCCAAACAAAATCTCTTTCAAATTATATTTATCAAAATAAAAATAACTACGATTTAATTTATGTAACTAATGACCCTGATAGCCCTTATCCTTGGTTTTATTTTTTCCATGGCTATAATCCAAAAGATGTTAATAAAGCTTTAGAAGCTGGATATAATGGCAAGTGGCAATACGAAAATATTGTTTGGGACAACACAAGATGCCCTCGAGCTAATGCTTTTGATGAAGCTTTAAAAAATAAAAATATAAAAAAGATTTTAGTAATTGATAACGGCCAGTGTACAACTGATCCGATTAAAACTCACGAAGATGCAAAAATAATTAAAGAGTTTAGTTATAATGGAACTGTTAATTACAGAGTCTGGGAATACAAACCAATAAGAATTTAA
- a CDS encoding methyltransferase domain-containing protein: protein MTIINPKWSQNTNPVLINNLNILKPGTVLDIGGSDGVNDLFLAKNKFKVTNIDVDKEALEILSKESKLQNLKIETINADLNNFQINNNYDNIICFYVLHFLEKEIAINLIKDIKNHTNKNGINIIITFTNKGEFEINKKRFYPTSEEFIEFYKDWEILYKNNFIGQTKSGKNQQRIILVAKKN, encoded by the coding sequence ATGACAATCATAAATCCAAAATGGTCACAAAATACAAATCCGGTTTTAATTAACAATTTAAATATATTAAAACCTGGAACAGTATTAGATATTGGTGGTTCTGACGGAGTTAATGATTTATTCTTAGCAAAAAACAAATTTAAAGTTACAAACATTGATGTAGACAAAGAAGCGCTAGAAATTCTATCAAAAGAATCTAAGTTACAAAATTTAAAAATTGAAACAATAAACGCAGATCTAAATAATTTCCAAATAAATAATAATTACGACAACATTATCTGCTTTTATGTTTTACATTTTCTTGAAAAAGAAATTGCAATTAATTTAATTAAAGACATTAAAAATCACACAAACAAAAACGGAATTAATATAATTATCACCTTTACAAATAAAGGTGAATTTGAAATCAATAAAAAAAGATTTTATCCAACTTCAGAAGAATTTATCGAGTTTTACAAAGATTGGGAAATACTTTATAAAAATAATTTTATTGGTCAAACTAAATCAGGTAAAAACCAGCAAAGAATTATTTTAGTTGCAAAAAAGAATTAA
- the rpsI gene encoding 30S ribosomal protein S9 produces the protein MATKKNYTYGVGKRKNASARVRLYKQSLHGDAGKGSEENTVNGQVVGKYFPGDAARVSWSKPLELLMLTDKYFFTARVTGGGKEGQLDAVVHGLSRALSKVKTEHRQPLKKAGLLKRDSRERERRKMNTGGKARRRKQSPKR, from the coding sequence ATGGCAACTAAAAAGAATTACACTTATGGAGTAGGTAAGCGAAAAAACGCTTCTGCAAGAGTGCGACTTTATAAGCAAAGCTTGCACGGCGATGCCGGTAAAGGAAGCGAGGAAAATACAGTAAACGGACAAGTTGTCGGAAAATATTTTCCAGGAGATGCTGCAAGAGTTTCCTGGAGCAAACCGCTTGAACTACTGATGTTAACTGATAAATATTTCTTTACAGCAAGAGTTACTGGAGGAGGAAAAGAAGGACAACTTGATGCAGTAGTTCATGGGCTTTCAAGAGCTCTTTCAAAAGTAAAAACAGAACACCGTCAGCCTCTTAAAAAAGCAGGACTCTTGAAAAGAGATTCAAGAGAACGCGAAAGAAGAAAGATGAACACTGGTGGAAAAGCGAGACGTCGTAAGCAATCTCCAAAACGTTAA
- the rplM gene encoding 50S ribosomal protein L13, with product MKNLFVSYQPKAKEVKRDWKLFDAKDQVLGRLATQIAMSLMGKTKATYSPHMDNGDNVVVINAAEITVTGKKAEQKRYYGHSGYPGGFKDISYAHMKATHPERIIELAVKRMLPENRLRDKRMARLFISNDSNNPKKEMFK from the coding sequence ATGAAGAATTTGTTTGTTTCATACCAACCTAAAGCAAAAGAAGTAAAAAGAGACTGGAAGCTATTTGATGCAAAAGATCAAGTACTTGGCAGACTTGCAACTCAAATAGCAATGTCTCTTATGGGTAAAACTAAAGCTACCTACAGCCCACATATGGACAATGGAGATAATGTGGTTGTAATTAATGCAGCAGAAATTACTGTAACAGGCAAAAAAGCTGAACAAAAGAGATATTACGGACATTCAGGATATCCTGGAGGATTTAAAGATATATCTTATGCTCATATGAAGGCAACTCATCCAGAAAGAATAATTGAATTAGCTGTAAAAAGAATGTTACCTGAAAATCGTTTGAGAGATAAAAGAATGGCAAGACTTTTTATAAGCAATGATAGTAATAATCCAAAGAAGGAAATGTTTAAATAA
- the rplQ gene encoding 50S ribosomal protein L17, with protein sequence MYKKVYGKKLSRDTDTRQALFRSLIVSLILNGKIETTKTKAKAIQADVDKLFTLVAKDNVANRRLVLSKLANDSVAMEKIFSLKKKTEERKSGFTRITVLPNRRGDNAPMVRMEFV encoded by the coding sequence ATGTATAAAAAAGTTTACGGGAAAAAACTTTCCCGCGATACTGATACAAGACAAGCTCTTTTTCGGTCTTTGATTGTCTCTTTGATTCTTAATGGAAAAATTGAGACAACAAAGACTAAAGCGAAAGCTATTCAGGCTGATGTAGATAAACTATTTACACTTGTAGCTAAAGACAATGTTGCAAATCGAAGACTCGTTTTATCAAAGCTTGCTAATGATAGTGTCGCTATGGAAAAGATCTTTTCTTTGAAAAAGAAAACGGAAGAAAGGAAATCTGGATTTACCAGAATTACTGTACTTCCTAATAGAAGAGGAGATAATGCACCAATGGTGCGAATGGAATTTGTATGA
- a CDS encoding DNA-directed RNA polymerase subunit alpha — MEPMFEITEEKQGDNYSKFIISPLPYGYGNTLGVALRRVLLSSLKGSAITQVKIAGVKHQFSSLTGMKEDVLDFLLNLKKVRFTNVSETAKATLDVTTSGEVKAGDIKVSGGVKVANPDLVLANLSKGAKLSAALTIESGVGYSPFEERVKEGVGVIALDALFSPIVRVNYKVEETRVGRITNYDKLSMEVWTDGTIKPNEAVKAASNILVSCFNQIVNPKEVSKKVDAEVKTVSGLGQVGKLSVEEIGLPTRVANALAKAGYETVEKLVNAKREDLMHVRNLGEKSLKIIRAALMEKGVEFNV; from the coding sequence ATGGAGCCAATGTTTGAAATTACAGAAGAAAAACAAGGAGATAATTATTCTAAATTTATAATTTCTCCTCTTCCATATGGTTATGGAAATACTTTGGGAGTAGCCCTTCGCAGGGTTTTACTTTCGAGTCTTAAAGGATCAGCTATTACTCAAGTTAAGATTGCTGGAGTTAAACATCAATTTTCAAGCCTTACAGGAATGAAAGAAGATGTCTTAGACTTTTTGCTTAATCTTAAAAAAGTGAGATTTACTAATGTAAGCGAAACTGCGAAAGCAACACTTGATGTAACAACAAGCGGTGAAGTGAAAGCAGGCGACATTAAAGTCTCAGGAGGAGTTAAAGTAGCAAATCCTGATTTAGTTTTGGCAAACCTTTCAAAAGGAGCAAAATTATCAGCAGCCTTAACTATTGAAAGTGGAGTTGGATATTCTCCATTTGAAGAAAGAGTCAAAGAGGGCGTTGGAGTTATTGCTCTTGATGCGCTTTTTTCACCAATTGTTCGAGTTAACTACAAAGTTGAAGAAACTCGTGTTGGACGAATTACCAATTACGATAAACTTTCAATGGAAGTCTGGACTGATGGAACAATTAAACCAAATGAAGCAGTAAAAGCTGCATCAAATATTTTAGTTTCTTGCTTTAATCAAATCGTTAACCCTAAAGAAGTTAGCAAAAAAGTTGATGCTGAAGTAAAGACAGTTTCCGGACTTGGACAAGTTGGAAAACTTTCAGTTGAAGAAATCGGACTTCCAACAAGAGTAGCTAATGCTCTTGCAAAAGCCGGTTATGAAACAGTTGAAAAACTTGTTAATGCCAAACGCGAAGATTTAATGCATGTACGAAATCTTGGAGAGAAATCTTTGAAGATAATCCGCGCAGCATTAATGGAGAAAGGAGTGGAGTTTAATGTATAA
- the rpsD gene encoding 30S ribosomal protein S4 has protein sequence MARYTGPLDRLSRRENFDLFSKGAKLTRLSQTPGMHGPKGQMRAQSQFGRQLREKQKVKRMYGILERQFAKYMEAALKFKGNSANELFVLLESRLDNVVYRLGFAKTRPQARQLVSHRHVLVNGKTVNIPSYQLKPGDTVALDQSAMTVPNVSKLLADKEPTIPGWLNRKAGAGKVERTVKRDDIKELINESDIIEFYSR, from the coding sequence ATGGCACGTTATACAGGACCACTCGACAGATTAAGCAGACGAGAGAATTTCGATTTGTTTAGTAAGGGAGCTAAATTAACTCGCCTTTCACAGACCCCTGGAATGCACGGACCAAAAGGACAAATGAGAGCGCAATCTCAATTTGGACGCCAACTTCGCGAGAAACAGAAAGTAAAGAGAATGTATGGAATATTGGAACGTCAATTTGCAAAATATATGGAGGCAGCACTTAAATTTAAAGGAAACTCTGCAAATGAACTTTTCGTGCTACTTGAAAGTAGACTTGATAATGTAGTATACAGACTTGGATTTGCAAAGACCCGCCCACAGGCCCGCCAGCTTGTATCACATAGGCATGTGTTAGTTAACGGAAAAACTGTTAATATTCCATCATATCAATTGAAACCTGGAGATACAGTTGCACTTGATCAGTCTGCAATGACTGTGCCTAATGTTTCTAAGTTACTTGCTGATAAGGAACCAACAATTCCAGGCTGGTTAAATAGAAAAGCAGGAGCTGGAAAAGTCGAGAGAACAGTAAAAAGAGACGATATTAAGGAATTAATTAATGAATCTGATATAATAGAGTTTTACTCTAGATGA
- the rpsK gene encoding 30S ribosomal protein S11 translates to MPRSNDKRLSQDKGKAYIYASFNNTLVTITDDEGRTLSWGSSGKSGFKGTRKATPFAATTAVESVTKTAKDKGISEVEVYIKGPGPGRDAALRAIRAANMKISMIADLTPQPFDGPRPKKRRRG, encoded by the coding sequence ATGCCAAGAAGTAATGATAAGCGTTTATCGCAAGATAAAGGTAAAGCATATATTTATGCTTCGTTTAATAACACACTTGTAACTATTACTGATGATGAAGGAAGAACACTTTCTTGGGGAAGTAGCGGTAAAAGCGGATTTAAAGGAACACGCAAAGCAACACCATTTGCAGCAACAACTGCAGTTGAGAGTGTTACAAAAACAGCAAAAGATAAAGGAATTTCTGAAGTTGAAGTTTATATTAAAGGACCTGGACCAGGGCGAGATGCAGCACTTCGAGCAATTCGAGCAGCTAACATGAAAATTTCTATGATAGCTGATCTTACACCACAGCCATTTGACGGACCGAGACCAAAGAAAAGGAGAAGAGGGTAA
- the rpsM gene encoding 30S ribosomal protein S13 — MARLAGIEMNDNLRLAYALTRINGIGWSKSEEIMKALKMDESKRLKDLGPDDFSVITTKLDEYTTEGDLVRQIRGNIARLREIGTYRGTRHAKALPVRGQRTRTNARTKRGKRKTVGAFKKEVLTKMDTTAKEDANAKK; from the coding sequence ATGGCAAGACTAGCTGGAATAGAAATGAACGACAATTTGAGACTCGCATACGCGTTAACGCGTATTAATGGTATTGGCTGGAGCAAATCAGAGGAAATTATGAAAGCTTTAAAAATGGATGAAAGCAAAAGATTAAAAGATTTAGGTCCTGATGATTTTTCTGTAATTACAACAAAACTTGATGAATATACAACTGAGGGAGATTTAGTAAGACAGATAAGAGGAAATATAGCAAGACTTCGAGAAATTGGAACGTACCGCGGAACAAGACATGCAAAAGCGCTTCCTGTACGAGGACAGCGAACAAGAACAAACGCACGTACAAAGCGAGGAAAACGTAAGACTGTTGGAGCATTTAAGAAAGAAGTTTTAACAAAGATGGACACAACCGCAAAGGAGGATGCAAATGCCAAGAAGTAA
- the rpmJ gene encoding 50S ribosomal protein L36: MKVKSSIKVMCKDCKIVKRKGFLYVICKNPKHKQRQG, from the coding sequence ATGAAAGTTAAATCGTCAATAAAAGTAATGTGTAAAGATTGTAAAATTGTTAAACGTAAAGGATTTCTGTATGTGATTTGCAAAAATCCTAAGCACAAACAAAGACAGGGTTAA
- the infA gene encoding translation initiation factor IF-1, whose protein sequence is MKTTNTEIFEGEVREALPNTMFRIVLADGRVILATLTGKMRRGFVRVFPGDRVKVEMTPYDKDRGRIVWKR, encoded by the coding sequence ATGAAAACGACTAATACAGAAATTTTTGAAGGGGAAGTACGAGAAGCGCTGCCAAATACAATGTTTAGGATAGTTTTGGCAGATGGTCGTGTGATTCTGGCAACACTTACTGGAAAAATGAGAAGAGGGTTTGTGAGAGTTTTTCCGGGAGATAGAGTGAAAGTAGAAATGACGCCTTACGATAAAGATCGAGGACGTATAGTTTGGAAGAGATAG
- the map gene encoding type I methionyl aminopeptidase, producing the protein MRKISLKTEAEMQIMLEGGKKLGRVKKALGKAVKPGVNAMEIENLARKLIKEEGAKGSFDKVPHYKWVTCINVNDGVVHGIPKETTIFKEGDVVSVDVGIYYKGFHTDTALTVYLGKDQGKKDFLAYGRKADLAGIAQVKKGKTIGDIAKAIEKELIAHNLRPIWVLTGHGVGHELHEEPSIPNYFSDDPVMDLVIGEGMVLAVEVMYTPGDGEIRQDKDGWTLRTKDGTIAGLWEETVAITSRGPIVLTE; encoded by the coding sequence ATGCGAAAAATTAGTTTAAAAACAGAGGCAGAAATGCAAATAATGCTTGAAGGAGGCAAAAAACTTGGAAGAGTTAAAAAAGCATTGGGTAAAGCAGTAAAACCTGGAGTTAATGCCATGGAAATTGAAAACCTAGCCCGCAAACTTATTAAAGAAGAAGGGGCTAAGGGAAGCTTTGATAAAGTACCTCACTATAAATGGGTGACTTGTATTAATGTAAATGACGGAGTTGTTCATGGCATTCCAAAAGAAACAACTATTTTTAAAGAAGGAGATGTTGTGAGCGTTGATGTGGGAATTTATTATAAAGGATTTCATACTGACACAGCTTTGACTGTATATTTAGGTAAAGATCAGGGCAAAAAGGATTTTTTGGCTTACGGAAGAAAGGCGGATTTAGCTGGGATTGCCCAAGTGAAAAAAGGGAAAACTATTGGAGATATAGCGAAAGCTATTGAGAAGGAACTAATTGCACATAATTTGAGGCCGATTTGGGTACTTACAGGACATGGTGTGGGGCATGAATTACACGAAGAGCCTTCTATTCCTAATTATTTTAGCGATGATCCTGTTATGGATTTGGTTATAGGAGAGGGAATGGTGCTTGCAGTTGAGGTGATGTATACGCCTGGAGATGGCGAAATTCGGCAGGATAAAGACGGGTGGACACTACGCACAAAAGATGGTACAATAGCAGGACTTTGGGAAGAGACCGTAGCGATAACTAGCCGCGGTCCTATTGTGTTAACTGAATGA
- a CDS encoding nucleoside monophosphate kinase, with translation MNIVILGPQGSGKGTQAKLLVEKFGFFYFESGEFLRQIAENNEVLRNMMDEGKLVPSEELVAYIEAYLDEKQVYDNILFDGFPRQLEQYKFVKGWLSDKKVKIDLVLVLNISEETTLNRLSLRKREDDTEESIKERLKLYNDQTVPLIDELRKDTKVVEVDGERTVDAIQKDLERIIENAKN, from the coding sequence ATGAATATAGTAATACTTGGACCTCAAGGAAGCGGAAAAGGAACACAAGCAAAATTACTTGTTGAAAAATTTGGTTTTTTTTATTTTGAGAGCGGAGAATTTCTAAGGCAGATAGCCGAAAATAATGAAGTGCTTCGCAATATGATGGATGAAGGGAAATTGGTCCCAAGCGAAGAGCTGGTAGCTTATATTGAAGCATATTTGGATGAAAAACAAGTTTATGACAATATTCTTTTTGATGGATTTCCAAGGCAGCTTGAACAGTATAAATTTGTAAAGGGATGGCTTTCTGATAAAAAAGTAAAAATAGATCTTGTTTTAGTTTTGAATATCAGTGAAGAGACAACACTTAATAGATTAAGTTTGCGAAAGCGCGAAGATGATACAGAAGAATCTATAAAAGAAAGATTAAAACTTTATAATGACCAGACTGTGCCTTTAATTGATGAATTAAGAAAAGATACTAAAGTTGTTGAAGTTGATGGAGAAAGAACAGTTGATGCAATACAAAAAGATTTGGAAAGAATAATTGAAAATGCGAAAAATTAG
- the secY gene encoding preprotein translocase subunit SecY translates to MLKSIADFFVKCAKSDVVRKKIFITALLLVVFRFIAHVPVAGIDRTSLQQLFNGSPLLSLLDVFSGGTLANFSIMALGLNPYINASIILQLLGYVIPSIEELQEEGEYGQDKINQYTRFLTVPLAALQGMGAYLLLKGQGIIGTLGPVQLLAFILTLVAGTMFAVWLGELITEYGVTNGVSFLIFAGIISRLPVALGTSIGTITKTDLTKVGIFVVVALLIITLVVYVSEAVRRIPIKYARRNNGSSPIAQASYIPLQLNQAGVIPIIFAIALVSAPSLIAQFAGGIAHGAVSKFFTQLLVYMNPNTILYNVFYFLLVVGFTYFYTATVVFNPEKVTERLQRNGAFIPGKRPGMQTQKYLGYVVNRVTLAGAVFLGFIAILPSILQSTLQISNLVIGGTGVLIVVSVILEMVRDLQAQLSMKKYERFVAE, encoded by the coding sequence ATGCTTAAGTCTATTGCAGATTTTTTTGTAAAGTGCGCAAAGTCTGACGTCGTCAGAAAGAAAATTTTTATAACAGCCCTACTTCTGGTTGTATTTCGTTTTATAGCTCATGTTCCTGTTGCAGGAATTGATAGAACTTCACTTCAACAACTTTTTAATGGAAGCCCGCTTTTATCTCTTCTTGATGTTTTTTCTGGAGGAACACTTGCAAATTTTTCTATTATGGCGCTTGGACTTAACCCTTATATTAATGCCTCGATTATCTTGCAACTTCTTGGATATGTGATTCCATCAATTGAAGAATTACAAGAAGAAGGAGAGTATGGACAAGATAAAATTAATCAATACACAAGATTTTTAACTGTACCCTTGGCTGCGCTTCAGGGAATGGGTGCTTATTTGCTTCTTAAAGGACAAGGAATTATTGGGACTTTGGGACCAGTACAGTTGCTTGCATTTATTTTAACTTTGGTTGCTGGAACAATGTTTGCTGTCTGGCTTGGGGAACTTATTACTGAATACGGGGTTACAAACGGAGTTTCATTTCTTATTTTTGCAGGAATTATTTCAAGGCTTCCTGTAGCACTTGGAACTTCAATTGGAACAATTACAAAAACTGACTTAACAAAAGTGGGAATATTTGTAGTAGTTGCGCTTCTTATTATTACTTTAGTTGTCTATGTATCTGAAGCTGTTAGGCGCATTCCGATTAAATATGCAAGACGAAATAACGGCTCTTCTCCAATTGCGCAGGCGTCTTATATTCCATTACAACTAAACCAAGCTGGAGTAATTCCAATAATTTTTGCAATTGCACTTGTATCGGCGCCTTCTTTGATTGCTCAATTTGCTGGAGGAATTGCACATGGAGCTGTCTCGAAGTTTTTTACGCAGCTTCTGGTTTATATGAACCCAAATACAATTCTTTACAATGTGTTTTATTTTCTTTTGGTGGTTGGGTTTACTTATTTTTATACTGCGACAGTTGTTTTTAATCCTGAAAAAGTTACTGAAAGATTACAGCGAAATGGTGCTTTTATTCCCGGGAAAAGGCCTGGAATGCAGACTCAGAAATATTTAGGATATGTGGTAAACAGAGTTACTCTTGCTGGAGCGGTATTTTTGGGATTTATTGCAATCTTACCATCAATACTTCAATCAACATTACAAATTTCCAATTTGGTTATTGGAGGAACTGGAGTATTGATTGTTGTTTCAGTAATTCTTGAAATGGTTCGAGATCTTCAGGCGCAGCTTTCTATGAAGAAATATGAGAGATTTGTGGCAGAATAA
- the rplO gene encoding 50S ribosomal protein L15, whose protein sequence is MQNDLQKLVKPRHKRVGRGGGSGKGFHTAGRGQKGQKTRRTINVLFEGYKVKKSLLRRLPMQRGRSKFKANDKPLIINLEVLNLMKDGETVTIETLAKAGIVDIKDAKRFGVKILGKGELKKKLKIELPMSKSVAKRINA, encoded by the coding sequence ATGCAAAATGATTTGCAAAAATTAGTAAAGCCTCGCCATAAAAGAGTTGGACGTGGAGGGGGAAGTGGAAAGGGATTTCATACTGCAGGGCGCGGACAAAAAGGACAAAAAACAAGAAGAACGATCAATGTGCTTTTTGAAGGATATAAAGTAAAGAAATCATTGCTTCGTCGTCTTCCAATGCAGAGAGGAAGAAGCAAATTTAAAGCTAACGATAAGCCATTAATTATTAATTTAGAAGTGCTTAATTTAATGAAAGATGGAGAAACTGTAACAATTGAAACGCTTGCAAAAGCTGGAATAGTAGACATTAAAGATGCAAAACGATTTGGGGTCAAAATTTTGGGTAAAGGAGAACTCAAGAAGAAACTTAAAATAGAATTACCGATGTCTAAATCAGTTGCTAAACGAATAAATGCTTAA